One region of Vibrio crassostreae genomic DNA includes:
- a CDS encoding DUF1304 domain-containing protein — MEYLAKILVFIVAIEHVYILILEMFLWTKPRGLKAFGLTKEVAESSKVLAANQGLYNGFLALGLFLGLLHPNEAFGLQIQVFLLSCILVAAIYGYFTAKKSILITQGLPAFLAIFLVFLMD, encoded by the coding sequence ATGGAGTACTTAGCCAAAATTTTGGTTTTTATTGTCGCCATTGAACATGTTTATATACTGATTTTAGAAATGTTTTTATGGACTAAGCCTAGAGGGTTAAAGGCTTTTGGTTTAACGAAAGAGGTTGCGGAGAGTTCAAAAGTTTTAGCTGCAAATCAAGGGCTTTATAATGGTTTTCTTGCGCTAGGCTTGTTTTTGGGATTGCTGCACCCGAATGAGGCATTTGGGCTTCAAATACAAGTATTTTTATTGTCCTGTATTTTAGTTGCCGCCATTTATGGTTATTTTACAGCAAAAAAATCAATTTTGATTACTCAAGGACTTCCTGCGTTTTTAGCCATTTTTTTAGTTTTTTTAATGGATTAA
- a CDS encoding heavy metal translocating P-type ATPase yields the protein MKVKQYSLALSGVSCGNCVTKIISALRESDPDISLVINNSNDEVDLITTLEPETAIQIISSTGYAVTLPVIHQYETTLANVSCQNCVKKITSGIRYVDNNADVSVDIFAQRLVVNSHVNDSEVERILLELGYSGLNEERNTAVSDVVEANTTSVYMDLFAQKQTVNLALVGVTCASCVNTIEVALTNLEGVESVDVNFANRTATVQYHQSTLSLIQAIQAVGYDASEIVDADETEDIKAEQEAQEYQFKIRQSIIGLGLGVPLMGYGLLGGPMNVNTLSEQALWLGIGLLTLVILWRAGRHFFKGAWKAFLNRNANMDTLIALGTGTAWLYSMVVVLGPQWLPESARHLYFEATAMIIGLINLGQALEVRARGRTSQAIRRLLDLRVKKAVVIRDGQDVSVPVEQVMRGDKIRVRAGENIPVDGVVTDGCTTIDESMLTGEPIPIEKQQGSQVSAGTINGQGSFVFEAKKVGSDTVLAQIISMVSNAQNSKPPISHLADKVSAVFVPTVMILSIITALIWYNVGPQPTLAYMIVAATSVLIIACPCALGLATPISTMIGVGKAAEFGGLIRNGEALQRASELDVVVLDKTGTITQGKPEVTNFRVFSGEENILSLVESLEKGSNHPLAQALISYAQHHVQSEELPQVSEFESLTGMGVQAHYNGKRLLLGNDKLMNRFGLKTETVSEYAILWEQDANTVVYFAVDNDIQALFGISDPIREDARSAIDRFHKQGIHVVMLTGDNENTARAVASLSNVDEFYAGLMPEDKLRWIKEFQAQGKVVGMVGDGINDAPALAQSDVGFAIGSGTDVAIESADITLMRSSLHGISDVIGISSATMTNIKQNLWGAFIYNSLGIPVAAGLLFPFTGWLLSPIIAGAAMSLSSVTVVTNANRLRLYKPGRSIGNK from the coding sequence ATGAAGGTTAAACAATATTCTCTTGCGTTATCAGGTGTCAGTTGCGGCAATTGTGTTACAAAGATCATTTCTGCTTTAAGGGAAAGCGATCCTGATATCTCGCTAGTTATTAATAATAGTAACGATGAAGTAGATCTTATTACCACATTGGAACCAGAAACCGCCATACAAATTATTTCCAGTACTGGGTATGCTGTTACTTTGCCCGTAATTCACCAATACGAAACAACATTGGCTAACGTTTCTTGCCAAAACTGCGTTAAAAAAATCACGTCTGGCATTAGATATGTTGATAACAACGCTGATGTGTCAGTGGACATTTTTGCTCAGCGGTTAGTTGTCAATAGCCATGTCAATGATTCAGAGGTGGAACGTATTTTACTAGAGTTAGGATACAGTGGCCTAAACGAAGAGCGGAATACCGCTGTTTCCGATGTGGTTGAAGCTAATACGACCAGTGTTTATATGGATTTATTTGCTCAAAAACAGACGGTGAATCTGGCTTTAGTGGGAGTGACATGCGCCAGTTGTGTCAATACCATTGAGGTAGCTCTGACAAATCTGGAAGGCGTTGAATCGGTGGATGTCAACTTTGCCAACCGTACAGCGACCGTTCAGTATCATCAATCAACACTTTCACTTATTCAGGCGATTCAGGCGGTTGGTTACGATGCCAGTGAAATCGTTGATGCTGATGAGACGGAAGATATTAAAGCAGAGCAGGAAGCCCAAGAGTATCAGTTTAAAATCAGGCAAAGTATTATCGGTCTGGGATTGGGTGTTCCATTGATGGGGTATGGTCTGCTGGGTGGCCCTATGAACGTAAATACCCTCTCAGAGCAAGCTCTCTGGCTTGGTATAGGTTTGTTGACATTGGTTATTTTGTGGCGAGCTGGCAGACATTTTTTTAAGGGTGCCTGGAAAGCTTTCTTAAATCGTAACGCCAACATGGATACCCTTATTGCACTCGGCACAGGGACGGCTTGGCTCTATTCAATGGTGGTAGTTTTAGGACCTCAATGGTTACCTGAAAGTGCCAGACACCTCTATTTTGAGGCGACCGCAATGATAATCGGTTTGATTAACCTTGGGCAAGCGCTTGAGGTTCGGGCCAGGGGCAGAACGTCTCAGGCTATCAGACGGTTACTTGATCTGAGAGTAAAAAAAGCGGTGGTGATTCGAGACGGACAAGATGTATCCGTTCCTGTCGAACAGGTAATGCGAGGTGACAAGATCCGAGTAAGAGCAGGTGAGAATATTCCTGTGGACGGTGTGGTCACTGATGGGTGTACGACGATAGATGAGTCTATGTTAACCGGTGAACCGATTCCTATAGAGAAGCAACAGGGCAGTCAGGTATCCGCAGGTACCATAAACGGTCAGGGAAGTTTTGTGTTTGAAGCGAAAAAGGTAGGTAGTGACACTGTTCTTGCTCAGATTATCAGCATGGTCTCCAATGCGCAGAACTCGAAACCTCCTATTAGTCACTTAGCCGACAAGGTTTCTGCCGTTTTTGTACCAACAGTTATGATCTTATCCATTATTACTGCTTTGATATGGTACAACGTTGGTCCGCAGCCAACGCTGGCCTATATGATTGTTGCCGCAACCTCAGTACTTATTATAGCTTGTCCTTGCGCTCTCGGACTGGCGACACCAATATCTACCATGATTGGAGTTGGGAAGGCGGCAGAGTTTGGTGGTTTGATCCGCAACGGAGAAGCCTTACAGCGGGCAAGTGAATTGGATGTTGTCGTACTGGATAAAACCGGGACCATCACACAGGGTAAACCTGAGGTCACAAACTTCCGTGTCTTTTCGGGTGAAGAAAATATTTTGTCGCTGGTTGAGTCTTTGGAAAAAGGCTCTAATCACCCATTGGCGCAGGCATTAATCAGTTATGCGCAACACCACGTTCAATCTGAAGAGTTACCACAAGTATCCGAGTTTGAGTCCTTAACCGGTATGGGAGTGCAGGCTCACTACAACGGGAAAAGGTTGCTCCTTGGTAACGATAAGCTGATGAATCGATTTGGACTGAAAACAGAGACTGTGAGTGAATACGCCATTCTGTGGGAGCAAGATGCAAATACTGTGGTGTACTTCGCTGTAGATAACGATATTCAGGCTCTTTTTGGTATCAGCGATCCTATAAGAGAAGATGCCCGAAGTGCGATTGATCGTTTTCACAAACAAGGTATTCATGTAGTCATGCTGACCGGAGATAACGAAAATACGGCTAGGGCGGTTGCGAGCTTGTCAAATGTTGACGAGTTTTACGCAGGGCTAATGCCAGAGGATAAGCTTCGTTGGATTAAAGAGTTTCAGGCACAGGGAAAAGTTGTCGGCATGGTGGGCGATGGGATCAATGATGCTCCGGCACTTGCTCAGTCCGACGTTGGGTTTGCTATCGGAAGTGGCACTGATGTTGCCATTGAGAGTGCGGATATCACTTTGATGCGAAGCTCTCTACATGGTATTTCAGATGTTATAGGGATCAGCAGTGCAACGATGACGAATATCAAACAGAACCTCTGGGGGGCGTTCATTTATAACTCCCTGGGTATACCAGTCGCAGCAGGATTACTATTTCCATTTACGGGTTGGCTTCTAAGCCCAATCATTGCAGGCGCAGCAATGTCGTTGTCATCTGTTACGGTCGTCACTAACGCAAACCGCTTGCGCTTATACAAGCCTGGCCGTTCTATCGGTAATAAATAG
- a CDS encoding MerR family transcriptional regulator: MLTTEIARTVGVTAETVRFYTRKGLISATKDPSNGYKVYPPSAVDRLRFISHARSIGFSLSQIEEIIEYSQQGNSPCPKVRKMLSDIIFETQQKIKEYQIHLAVMEETYSEWVHEPDMTPDGKAICCLIEDWSDKHPSITSQEEKNEG, translated from the coding sequence ATGCTGACAACTGAAATTGCCCGGACAGTCGGAGTTACAGCGGAAACGGTTCGCTTTTATACCAGAAAAGGACTTATCTCTGCGACAAAAGACCCAAGTAACGGCTATAAGGTTTACCCACCGAGTGCTGTGGATAGATTGCGGTTTATTAGTCATGCACGAAGTATTGGCTTTAGCTTAAGCCAGATTGAAGAGATCATAGAATATTCTCAGCAAGGAAATTCTCCCTGTCCAAAAGTACGGAAAATGCTGAGTGATATAATTTTTGAGACACAACAAAAAATTAAAGAATATCAGATTCACCTGGCTGTTATGGAAGAAACTTATTCCGAGTGGGTACATGAACCAGACATGACTCCTGACGGGAAGGCTATATGCTGCCTGATTGAAGACTGGTCAGATAAACATCCATCGATTACCTCTCAGGAGGAAAAAAATGAAGGTTAA
- a CDS encoding DUF411 domain-containing protein: MNKYLNITAISALIFSASTFAKPVVELYKSPTCGCCSQWASTMEKAGYHVNIHKQENWDSVKVPFNMPRQLASCHTALIDGYMIEGHVPEADIARLLKERPQDISGLSVPGMPRYSPGMARDEEKYQGFNVVAFDSEGKPSLFKKY; this comes from the coding sequence ATGAATAAGTATCTTAATATTACCGCTATTTCAGCTCTTATTTTTAGTGCAAGCACTTTCGCTAAGCCTGTCGTGGAGCTTTATAAGTCACCGACATGTGGCTGTTGCAGTCAATGGGCGTCCACAATGGAGAAGGCGGGATATCACGTCAATATTCACAAACAAGAAAATTGGGATTCAGTAAAGGTCCCATTCAATATGCCTAGACAGCTCGCTTCATGTCATACGGCGCTTATCGATGGCTATATGATTGAAGGCCACGTTCCTGAAGCAGATATTGCTCGTTTATTAAAAGAACGACCTCAGGATATATCAGGTTTGTCAGTCCCGGGAATGCCTCGCTATTCGCCGGGTATGGCCCGAGATGAAGAAAAATATCAAGGATTTAATGTTGTAGCTTTTGATAGTGAAGGTAAACCCAGTCTGTTTAAAAAATACTAG
- a CDS encoding c-type cytochrome, producing MGIRKPLVCFAALLLVLNSITAFAHEGMHDSERDSGLKEVNQDVPALALDSAEFKQAQNLFRTVGGYGCTACHGLFAQGGGNVGGNIRDHSLSQINYALQNEPTMKLLNNALSDGDKYALAGYLKALGKLEIIEWTIDGEASYTKVEIDKESDNQLVIFNKTFDSIDLSLMPIGDGYTLSIEPYATESYTWKAQPDEYRLQYNQHVLDMSFRF from the coding sequence GTGGGTATTCGAAAACCTTTAGTTTGCTTTGCTGCCTTGCTACTTGTATTGAATTCGATCACAGCATTCGCTCATGAGGGGATGCATGACTCAGAGAGGGACTCTGGTTTGAAAGAAGTGAACCAAGACGTACCAGCATTAGCACTGGATTCTGCTGAATTTAAACAAGCCCAAAACCTTTTTCGTACGGTTGGTGGCTATGGATGCACCGCATGCCACGGGCTGTTTGCTCAAGGGGGCGGTAACGTGGGGGGAAATATAAGAGATCATTCACTAAGCCAGATAAATTATGCCCTTCAGAATGAGCCAACAATGAAGCTACTGAATAATGCGCTTAGCGATGGAGATAAATATGCTCTGGCTGGATATCTCAAAGCTTTGGGTAAATTGGAAATCATTGAGTGGACGATTGATGGAGAGGCTTCATACACCAAGGTGGAAATTGATAAAGAATCAGATAATCAACTGGTTATCTTCAACAAAACTTTTGACTCTATCGATTTGTCTTTGATGCCGATTGGTGATGGTTACACACTTTCAATCGAACCCTATGCAACAGAATCGTATACGTGGAAAGCACAACCCGATGAATACAGATTGCAATACAACCAGCATGTTCTTGATATGTCCTTCAGGTTCTGA
- the lamB gene encoding maltoporin LamB, translating into MKLKKTILVVSVFSAFNALADSDTSYFGYIRSGIGMSGNNGQDVQFHKNQLGRLGNENDTYGEWGIKNEVYNQNGVSFDVESMAAIYTDGSTGWETSNDKDFTVVLPQINVQAKGIIKSDPEATLWAGKRYYQRHNVDLADFYYWNISGAGAGVEGIQTESGKLSVAWIRTDRDKVIDEGSKSGVLNVNVLDARLADIPLWRNASLEVGGDYAIANESSSYKGDVRNGFLFNVELTQNFSFGNNKTVFQYGTEGYGKTIADYGDGSWYGAEAESGAAAYRIINWGVIQIADQWEMGHQLVWSSSTDDIDVGQTKDISYFSSVVRPVYKWDENMKTLFEVGYFNRNVGDGSAESGSKITVAQAWTAGLSYWARPEIRLYASHFTDFDNTDALGPGKDSEFNLGVQAEVWW; encoded by the coding sequence ATGAAACTCAAAAAGACAATATTAGTGGTGTCCGTATTTAGTGCTTTTAATGCGTTAGCTGATTCTGATACTTCCTATTTTGGGTATATTCGTAGTGGTATTGGTATGAGTGGAAACAATGGACAGGATGTTCAGTTCCACAAGAACCAATTAGGTCGCTTAGGTAATGAGAATGATACCTATGGCGAATGGGGCATTAAGAATGAGGTATACAATCAAAATGGTGTATCTTTCGACGTTGAGTCGATGGCTGCTATTTATACCGATGGTTCTACGGGATGGGAAACCAGCAATGATAAAGATTTCACCGTTGTTCTTCCTCAAATTAATGTTCAGGCGAAGGGGATAATCAAGTCCGATCCTGAAGCAACGCTTTGGGCTGGGAAACGTTATTATCAAAGACATAATGTCGATTTGGCGGACTTTTACTATTGGAATATTTCTGGAGCAGGTGCTGGTGTTGAAGGCATCCAAACTGAATCAGGCAAACTCTCAGTTGCCTGGATAAGAACAGACCGTGATAAAGTCATCGACGAAGGAAGCAAGAGCGGAGTCTTGAACGTCAATGTCTTGGATGCTCGATTGGCAGATATCCCACTTTGGAGAAATGCGTCTTTAGAGGTGGGGGGAGATTATGCAATCGCTAATGAAAGTAGTAGTTATAAAGGGGATGTGAGAAATGGTTTCTTATTCAATGTAGAGCTAACGCAAAATTTTAGTTTTGGTAACAACAAAACGGTTTTCCAGTACGGTACAGAAGGCTACGGTAAAACAATAGCTGACTATGGTGACGGTTCCTGGTATGGGGCTGAAGCTGAGAGCGGAGCAGCAGCGTACAGAATTATTAACTGGGGGGTTATCCAAATTGCAGATCAATGGGAAATGGGGCATCAGCTAGTCTGGTCATCTTCAACCGATGATATTGATGTTGGTCAGACAAAAGATATCTCTTATTTTTCTTCCGTTGTGCGCCCGGTTTACAAATGGGACGAGAATATGAAGACCTTGTTTGAAGTAGGATATTTTAATAGAAATGTAGGCGACGGCTCCGCAGAGTCAGGGAGTAAAATTACAGTGGCTCAAGCTTGGACCGCGGGTTTAAGTTATTGGGCAAGACCAGAAATCCGTTTGTATGCCAGTCATTTTACCGACTTCGATAATACGGATGCTTTAGGACCAGGAAAAGACAGTGAATTTAATTTAGGTGTACAAGCTGAGGTTTGGTGGTAA